From the Eleutherodactylus coqui strain aEleCoq1 chromosome 9, aEleCoq1.hap1, whole genome shotgun sequence genome, the window GGGATATAAAGACCGCACAGTATTGGGGTGTGAGGGATGTAAAGACCGCACAGTATTGGGGTGTGAGGGATGTAAAGACCGCACAGTATTGGGGTGTGAGGGATGTAAAGACCGCACAGTATTGGGGTGTGAGGGATGTAAAGACCGCACAGTATTGGGGTGTGAGGGATGTAAAGACCGCACAGTATTGGGGTGTGAGGGATGTAAAGACCGCACAGTATTGGGGTGTGAGGGATGTAAAGACCGCACAGTATTGGGGCGTGAGGGATGTAAAGACCGCACAGTATTGGGGCGTGAGGGATGTAAAGACCGCACAGTATTGGGGAGTGAGGGATGTAAAGACCGCACAGTATTGGGGCGTGAGGGATGTAAAGACCGCACAGTATTGGGGCGTGAGGGATATAAAGACCGCACAGTATTGGGGTGTGAGGGATATAAAGACCGCACAGTATTGGGGTGTGAGGGATGTAAAGACCGCACAGTATTGGGGTGTGAGGGATATAAAGACCGCACAGTATTGGGGTGTGAGGGATGTAAAGACCGCACAGTATTGGGGCGTGGGGGATGCGAGGACCGCACAGTATTGGGGCGTGGGGGATGCGAGGACCGCACAGTATTGGGGCGTGGGGGATGCGAGGACCGCACAGTATTGGGGCGTGGGGGATGCGAGGACCGCACAGTATTGGGGCGTGGGGGATGCGAGGACCGCACATTATTGGGGCGTGGGGGATGCGAGGACCGCACAGTATTGGGGCGTGAGGGATGCGAGGACCGCACAGTATTGGGGCGTGGGGGATGCGAGGACCGCACAGTATTGGGGCGTGGGGGATGCGAGGACCGCACAGTATTGGGGCGTGGGGGATGCGAGGACCGCACAGTATTGGGGCGTGGGGGATACGAGGACCGCACAGTATTGGGGCGTGGGGGATGCGAGGACCGCACAGTATTGGGGCGTGAGGGATGCGAGGACCGCACAGTATTGGGGCGTGAGGGATGCGAGGACCGCACAGTATTGGGGCGTGAGGGATGCGAGGACCGCACAGTATTGGGGCGTGAGGGATGCGAGGCCCGCACAGTATTGGGGCGTGAGGGATGCGAGGCCCGCACAGTATTGGGGCGTGAGGGATGCGGGGCCCGCACAGTATTGGGGCGTGAGGGATGCGGGGCCCGCACAGTATTGGGGCGTGAGGGATGCGGGGCCCGCACAGTATTGGGGCGTGAGGGGTGCGAGGACCGCACAGTATTGGGGCGTGAGGGGTGCGAGGACCGCACAGTATTGGGGCGTGAGGGGTGCGAGGACCGCACAGTATTGGGGCGTGAGGGGTGCGGGGCCCGCACAGTATTAAATTCGCCGGTCTTCTTACGCGCTGTTTCTGTGTTTGTTGCAGCGGATGCGTGGGCAGGTGGAGGGTCACCAGCCCCTCTTCAACGGTCTGGAGAATGATCTCGGCAAGGCTCGAGAGGTGAGTGAGAAGATGCTGCGAGCTCACAGCGAACGGGACGTGGACCTGGAGAGATACCGGGAGAAAGTGCAGCAGCTGCTGGAGCGCTGGCAGGCCATTGTCCTGCAGATAGACTTGAGGCAGCGAGAACTGGAGCAGCTGGGCAAACAGCTCCGCTACTACCGAGAGAGCTATGAGTGGCTCATCCGATGGATACAGGATGCTAAGCAGCGCCAGGAGAAGATCCAGTCTGTGCCCATCACCGACAGCAGAACTGTCAAGGAGCAACTACAGGAGGAAAAGGTAGGGATCCCAGGAACAGGAGCTGTGTAATCGGATTGGGGATGGGGCCACATACAACGCAACAAGAATAACTCCACCCAACAGGCGGATATGGAAGGGAAAATATTAGCTGTTCCTGCCCCAATATCATACTGGCCTTAGTTCATAATTTGTCTGGAGCGATCCTTTATAATAGATGAGGGAGGTCACCTATCATGAACTGACTTTATACAGAGGGTCATTAATAAAACGTCTATCCCATGTTCACAGAAACTGCtggaggaaagtgagaaaaaccgCGTGAAAGTTGACGAATGCCAGAAGTACGCCAAGCAGTATATCGATGCCATCAAGGTGAGAGGAATACACTCGCATGCCACAGCCACCACCAATATACATTACTCCTTGATTATATAGCGAAagctgagtgcagctctgcagtataatacagaatgggaCTCAGGATCCGTACAAGATAAATAATGTATGAATGCAATGACTCCATTGATTAGATGGAGTAATTCTGTGTGTGACTCAGTATTTATTGGTGATGGGAACTGTAATGGTAATTTGGTTCCTACTACTGCTGAATCTATCCACTCTTCTAGGACTTTGAGCTCCAGTTAGTGACATACAAAGCTCAGTTGGAGCCAGTTGCATCACCTGTCAAGAAGCCAAAAGTGCAGTCTACATCTGACAACATCATCCAGGAGGTGAGGGCATCTTGGCACCTTCTCATGATCATTGCCATCCTGCTTGGCATGTGATGTGGGGCCTGATCATCTCTCTTACTTTCTTGCAGTATGTGGAGCTTCGGACCAAGTACAGTGAACTCACCACATTGACCAGTCAGTATATCAAATTCATCACCGAGACGCTGCGTCgtctggaggaagaggaggtatgaTCCTGACATTGTACCCAGTACTTGTCATACTGGTGCCAcaccaggtaccctggcataccCCACTCTAAATAGAAGTCCGTTCATTAGTATCCTGGATAAGGCAGCACCAGGTTCAGCGCACGATTATGGTGTTTCGGACTGGACTAATATTGAACCATACATTTATAAAGCTCATGTGACTGTGCAAATTTCTGCCAATTCTTGCTGAGGATGGGTGAAGAACTGCTGCAAAAAGACTGCACCCAACCTAAAGAATATGATGCCCGTCATATACCGTGCTGTCAGTTAATGGCAGAGTATCCTGCTTTGCTCTGTATATGGACCTGGTCTGGGAACAGTCCATTCCCCAGGTCACTGCGATCTGTAGGCACCAGATTTGTACAATGTCTAAAGCCACTAGAGCACGGACCTAGTCACAATGTACAACACCCTACTCTGGTAATATAGAGACagggaatcgcagcatgcctcATACACACGGTGCCCCATTGTCATATATAGTCCCATTCAGATGACTAGTATACAATACACAGTGCCGCAGACCATTAGCATGATGCATATATCCCCATTCAGAGTTCGAGTATACAATGCACAGTGCCCCATTCTAGTACCTACTATAATATAATGCATATATCCCGATTTTAAATGACCAGTATACAGTGCACAGCACCTATTTCTAGTACATAGTATAATACATATATTTCCATTCTTGGGACCAGTATACAAAACCCTGGTTTAAAGGTCTTCCCTCTATCTCCATTCTATAATGTGGCGACCGCCATTCGTGTACAGAGACTGTGACTCAGGGAGAGTATTTTACTTTACCTTTATATTTTCTAGCTGCCTAGATGGCGTCGGGTACATGTGCCACCCCACATACATCCTCTCATCCCTTTGTGTTCAGCCATTGTTCTTACTTATGTTTGGTTTTTGACCATAGAATtattttttccatctgttttatttttcttttttctttttcttttttgtgtctcCATtgtccctctccacccctctataCCTGCCCTCACCCGTCCTCCCTCTGTTCCCACCCCACCCTCCTTCAGAGAGCGGCTAAGAAGCTGAAAGAGGAAGAAAGGAAGAAGCTGGCAGAGGTAGAGGCCCAGCTTGAGAAACAGAGGCAGTTGGCTGAGGCTCACGCACAGGCCAAAGCCCTGGCTGAAAAAGAGGCCTTAGAACTGCGACTGAACATGCAAGAAGAAGTCAGCAAAAGGGAGGTTGTTGCTGTCGATGCCGAGCAGCAGAAGAAGAACATTCAGCAGGAGCTGCATCAGATGAAGCAAATCTCTGAAACAGAGATCAAAACCAAAGTGAAACTGATTGAAGAGGCCGAGTACAACCGCAAAAAAGTGGAGGAGGAGATCAGGATTATCCGACTGCAACTAGAAACCAGCCAGAAGCAAAAGCTCGGTGCCGAAGATGAGCTCAAGGAATTGAGAGCCagggcagaggaggcagagaggcagAAGAAACTAGCACAAGAAGAAGCTGAACGTCTGCGAAAACAGGTGAAGGATGAGGCCCAAAAGAAGAGagaggcagaagaagagttacaGCGCAAGATTCAGGCTGAGAAAGATGCGGCCAGAGAAAAGCAAAGGGCTCTAGATGATCTGGAGAAATTGAGGCTACAAgctgaggaggctgagaggaggaTGAAACAAGCAGAactagagaaagagagacagatcaAACAAGCTCATGATGTGGCCCAACAGAGTGCTGAAGCGACACTACAGAGCAAACGCATGTCATTCCTGGAGAAGACCACCCAGTTGGAAATGTCCCTGCAACAAGAGCATATCACCGTTACCCACCTGCAAGAGGAGGCTGAACGTCTAAAGAGGCAGCAGTTAGAGGCTGAAAATGCAAAGGAGGAAGCTGAGCGAGAGTTAGAAAAATGGAGACAGAAAGCCAATGAAGCTCTCAGGCTAAGGCTCCAGGCAGAGGAAATAGCCCATAAGAAAACTCTAGCGCAAGAAGAAGCTGAGAAACAGAAGGAAGATGCAGAAAGAGAGGCCCGCAAGAGAGCCAAAACTGAAGATTCTGCTCTGCGCCAGAAGGAACTAGCCGAGGAAGAACTGGTGAAACAGAGAAAGCTGGCTGAACAAACTGCTTCCCATAAACTGTTTGCTGAACAAGAGCTGATCCGGCTGAAGGCAGAGGTGGATAATGGTGAACAGCAACGTTTGGTTCTGGAGGAAGATCTCTTCCGCCTCAAGAATGAAGTTAATGAAGCAATCCAGAGAAGAAGAGGACTGGAGGAAGAACTTGCCAAGGTGCGTGCTGAAATGGAGATCCTTTTGAAGGCCAAAACCAAAACAGAAGAAGACTCTCGCTCTGCAAGTGAAAAGTCTAAGCAGATGTTGGAAGAAGAAGCAAACAAGTTGAGAGAGCTTGCAGAAGAAGCTGCCAGGTTGCGTGCTCTCTCAGAAGAAGCCAAGAAGCAAAGACAATTAGCAGAAGAAGATGCTACACGACAGAGGGCTGAAGCAGAAAGGATCCTGAAAGAAAAGTTGGCCGCCATCAATGAGGCCACACGGTTAAAGACAGAAGCTGAGATAGCCTTGAAGGAGAAGGAAGCTGAGAATGAGCGCCTCAGAAGATTAGCCGAAGATGAAGCTTATCAACGAAAACTACTGGAAGAGCAAGCCACTCAACACAAGCAAGACATCGAAGAGAAAATTCTGCTGCTTAAACAATCCTCTGAGAGCGAGTTGGAAAGGCAAAAGAATATTGTGGATGAGACCGTGAAGCAGAGGAGAATCATTGAAGAAGAGATACGAATCCTGAAAATAAACTTTGAAAAGGCCTCAGTGGGCAAATCCGACCTGGAACTAGAACttcaaaaactgaaaaacattgCAGACGAAACACAAAAGAGCAAGGAAAAAGCAGAGCGAGAAGCAGAAATGCAACGACAGCTAGCTCTAGAGGAGGAGGTGAGGCGAAAAGAAGCTGAAGACAAGGTCAAGAAGATTATTGCTGCAGAACAGGAGGCAGCAAGACAGAGGAAAGTAGCCCTAGAAGAAGTTGAGAAACTGAAGGCCAAGGCTGAAGAAGCCAGAAAACAGAAGGAGCTTGCTGAAAAAGAGGCTGAAAAACAAATAGAGCTTGCTCAAGAAGCCGCCAGGAACAAAATCgatgcagaagaaaaagcacaTATTGCTGTTATACAGCAGAAAGAGCAGGAATTGATGCAAACTAGAATCCAAGAGCAGAGCATGCTCGATAAGCTTAAAGAAGAGGCTGAGAAGGCCAAACGGGCGCTTGAGGACGCCGAGAGAGCAAAGTCAAAGGCTGAACATGAAGCAGCACTTTCACGTCAGCAGGCAGAGGAAGCAGACCGCCTGAAGCAAAAAGCAGAGGATGAAGCCCAAGCTAAGGCCCAAGCTCAGGAAGATGCAGAAAAGATTCGTAAAGATGCAGAACTAGAAGCTGCTAAGAGAGCCCAGGCCGAGCAGGCAGCCCTCAAGCTTAAACAGCTGGCAGATGCCGAAATGGAGAAAcataagaaatttgcagaaaaaaCTCTTAGACAGAAGGAGCAGGTAGAAGGTGAACTGACTAAAGTTAAGCTCCAGCTGGAGGAAACTGACAACCAGAAAACCATTTTAGATGACGAGTTGGGACGGCTAAAAGAAGAAGTGACCGAGTCTCTGAGGCAGAAGAAACTGGTGGAAGACGAGTTATTCAAAGTGAAAATACAGATGGAAGAGTTGGTGAAACTGAAGATTCGTATcgaagaagaaaataagattcttATAACAAAAGATAAGGACAACACCCAAAAATTCCTGCTGGAGGAAGCCGAAAAGATGAAACAAGTAGCTGAAGAGGCTGCCCGTCTGAGCGTTGAGGCCCAGGAGGCTGCACGTTTAAGGAAGATTGCAGAGGACGACCTAAATGAACAGCGAGCCTTAGCTGAAAAGATGTTGAAGGAGAAAATGCAAGCCGTTCAAGAAGCCACCCGTCTAAAAGCAGAAGCTGAGATGCTGCAGAAACAGAAGGAACTGGCCATGGAGCAAGCTAAGAAACTCCAGGAAGACAAGGAGCAAATGCAGCAGCAGCTTGCCGAGGAGACCGAGGGCTTCCAAAAGACTCTAGAGGCCGAGCGACGCCGACAGCTCGACATAAGTGCCGAAGCCGAACGCCTTAAATTACAAGTGGTTGAAATGAGCAAAGCCCAAGCCAAAGCTGAAGAAGATGCCAAAAAGTTTAGGAAACGGGCTGAAGAAATCAGTGAGAGGTTACACCAAACAGAACTGACAACCAAAGAGAAGATGACTGTGGTTCATACCCTCGAAATACAGAGACAGCAAAGCGATAAGGAGGCTGAAGATCTGCGAAATGCCATTGCAGACctagaaaaagagaaagagaagctCAAGAAGGAGGCTGAACTGCTGCAGAGGAAGTCAGAAGAGGTACCTAATTATTTATATTGCTTACACTCATTATAGAACATTTCACATGTTTCTTTCTTATACATCCAGAGATGCATTTAATTTGTGCTTTTGCCCATTCCATGCACTGTCCATAGTCATTGTTCTCATTGCCGCAGTATCCATAAAGCTGACCAATCGCCCAAAATCAACGTGTGTGCTCTGCTCAGGTCTAGGTACATGCTATACTGATAGAGCAGGGGATTAAGTGACTGCCAGCTTTGATGCTGCTACTCAAAGGACTAGGTGGATTAAAATCCAAGATCCTTAAATTTCCAGCCAATATCAGGAACCTCCTAGATCTTAAATTGTCCGCAGATCTTTTTAAAGTTACCAAGGTGTATGGCCAGGTGTGATAGAGGAATCCCACACCAGTTGAGACCAAAGACTATcctgctgcaaaaagatggtctCTTAGGGTCTCAGGGGGTTCTATTTTTGACAGGTTTTCATTGAGCGTTCCTGAATCTTATGTATTATAGGTCATGATTGTTGTAGAATGAGTGAACCCCAAACACCATAATATTAAAGGGGGAAACTAACAACAATCTTTAACTCTGCAAAATGGTTACAAGTCAGCCTCCTCATGCTTGTTGGTAGATGTTAGTGCCCATAGAGGGTCATGGGCTGCAGGGAACCCTTTTGACCCATTACCTTTTTTGCTTTTGCTATGATGACTATTCTTACACTTCAGTAACCACATTCTTTAATGTATCTTATGTTCTTCACTTAATTAGTTTGATCTGTTTTTTCACAGATGGAGCTAGCTCAACGGGAACAGCTACGTCAAGAAACCCAGACCCTCCAGACCACATTCCTGTCCGAGAAGCAAATATTGATCCAAAAAGAAAAGTACATTGAAGAAGAGAAGGCCAAATTAGAGAAGCTTTTTGAACAAGAGGTCAACAAAGCCCAAAACTTGAAAAGCGAGAAAGAGCGTCAACTTCAGCAGCTGGAGGAGGAAAAACGGCTTCTTGAGATTAGCATGGGCGATGCTGTTAAGAAGCAGCTCGATGCAGAGGACAAAGTGCGTCAGAAACAAGAAGAACTGCAGCAGCTGGATAAAAAGCGACATGAACAAGAGGAACTGCTGGAGGAAGAAAACCGAAAATTGAGGGAAAGACTAGAACAGCTGGAACAAGAACATAGAATAGCCTTGGAGAAAACAAAGGAAATCTTAATTCACAAAGAAACCATCATAACCCAGACCAGAGCCGTGCCAAATGGAAGAGACTCAGTTGATTGTTCCATTGAAAATGGTGAACAAGAAAATGCATTTGATGGCTTAAGGCAGAAAGTATCTGCTAAGAAATTGTATGAGGCAGGTGTACTGACCAAAGAGATGCTGGACAAACTGTCCAATAGGCAGGTATCTGTAGATGACGTCTCCCAACGAGAAGACATCAAAAAATACCTCCAAGGGAAGAGCAGCATTGCTGGACTGCTTCTCAAACCCAGCAATGAAAAGATCAGCATCTACAATGCCATGAAGAAGAAGCTGGTCACCCCTGGCACTGCACTCATCCTGCTGGAAGCCCAGGCTGCCTCTGGCTACATCATTGACCCAGTGAGAAACAAGAGGCTAACAGTCAGCgaagcagtgaaagaaaacgtcATTGGCCCTGAAATACACAACAAGATGCTGTCTGCGGAGAGGGCCATCACTGGTTACAAGGATCCGTATACTGGAGAGAAAATTTCACTCTTCCAAGCTATGAACAAGGACTTAATCGTGAAAGATCATGGAATACGTCTACTGGAAGCCCAAATTGCCACCGGAGGTATTGTAGACCCAGTCAATAGTCATCGTCTGCCTCTGGACTCTGCCTATAAACGAGGCTACTTCGATGAAGAAATGAACAAGGTCTTATCTGATCCCACAGATGACTCCAAAGGCTTCTTTGACCCTAACACCCAAGAAAATCTCACCTACCTGCAGCTTATGGACAGATGTGTGATAGACCCAGAGACTAAGTTGTGTCTTCTGCCACTGACCGACAAAGCTGGAAAAGGAGAACTTGTCTACACCGATTCAGAAACCAAAGACATCTTCAAGAAAGCCACAGTTTCTGTTCCATTTGGAAAATTCCAGGGAAAAAGTGTCACTATCTGGGAAATTATCAATTCTGAATATTTCACGGAAGAGCAAAGACGGGAATTGTTACGACAGTACAAAACGGGCAAAATCACTGTGGAAAAAATCATCAAGATCATCATTACCGTGGTAGAAGAAAATGAAAAGAAGCAGCAGATGTGCTTCGATGGTCTAAGAAATCCCGTCCCAGCAGCAGAACTGGTCGAAAGTAAGATCATCGATAACGATCTGTTCAACCAGCTCCATCAAGGTAAAAAGTCTGTAAAGGAAGTTTCTGAGGTCGACTCTGTAAAAAAATATTTGACTGGAAGCACAGCCATAGCTGGAGTCCGAGTGGAGAAATCTGGCGAGAAACTAAGCTTCTATAATGCCATAAGGAAAAACCTTCTGAAGCCTGCCACGGCTCTCAACCTGCTCGAAGCTCAAGCTGGTACAGGATTCCTCATTGACCCTGTTAAAAATGAATTACTTCCGGTAGATGAGGCTGTAAAAGCTGGAATTGTGGGTCCAGAATACCATGAAAAGTTGCTGTCTGCAGATAAAGCTGTCTCGGGCTACAAGGATCCTTACACCGGGCAAACACTGTCTCTCTTCCAAGCTCTGCAGAAGGGACTGATACCAAAAGACAGTGGAATCCGACTTTTAGATGCACAACTGGCAACAGGTGGCATAATAGATCCAGTAAACAGCCACCGTCTCCCACTTGAGATTGCTTACAAGAGAGGTCATCTGGATGAAGAGACAACCAAGATCCTTTCTGAGCCAGTAGATGAAAACACGGGCTTCTATGATCCAAACAGCCAAGAAAACCTCTCCTATGCCCAGCTGCAGAAGAAGTGCAAGGTGGATAAGAAAACCGGCCACTTGTTACTTCCCCTGTCCGAACAAGCCATACAGTCCCAACTGGAAGAGGTTTACAATGACTCTCAAGCCAAAGAAGCCTTTGATAAAGCAACAGTTGAAGTTCCCGTCGGCAGCTTCAAAGGAAGGACTATTACACTCTGGGAATTGATCCATTCTGAATATTTCACAGAAGAGCAAAGGCGGGAGCTCCTTCGTCAGTATAAGACTGGAAAAGTCACCATCGAGAAAATTATCAAAATCATGATCACTATTGTGGAGGAAACTGAGACCAAGAGACAGCAACGTCTAACCTTCAGCGGTCTCCGAGCTCCGGTACCTGCTAATGAACTTCTGGAGGCCAAGATTATTGATAAAACCCAGTTTGAGCAACTCAAAGAAGGCAAGAAGTCAGTAAAGGAGATATCTGAGACCGACTCTGTCAAGAGATACCTCCAAGGCAGTGACTGCATAGCCGGAGTCTACATTGAAGAGAACAAGTTAAAAATGAACATCTACCAAGCCATGAAGAGGAATCTGCTGAGGCCTGGAACCGCTTTGGTCCTCCTTGAGGCACAAGCCGCGACTGGTTTTATTATTGACCCAGTAAAGAATCAAAAATTCTATGTGAATGAGGCAGTGAAAGCAGGAGTCGTTGGACCAGAGCTGCATGAGAAACTTTTATCTGCTGAAAAAGCTGTTACAGGATACAAAGACCCTTACTCTGGAAACACCATCTCAGTATTCGAAGCTATGCAAAAAGGCTTAATCCTCAGGGAACATGGAATACGCATCTTGGAAGCTCAGATCGCCACCGGTGGAATTATTGACCCTGTTCACAGCCACAGAGTCCCAGTGGAGGTTGCCTATAAACGAGGTTACTTTGATGAAGCCATGAACAAGATCCT encodes:
- the PLEC gene encoding plectin isoform X9, coding for MDQQMYRTNAALPSNQDSSFRQRTSSEDNLYLAVLRATEGKKDERDRVQKKTFTKWVNKHLIKAQRHVNDLYEDLRDGHNLISLLEVLSGETLPRERDVIRNLRLPREKGRMRFHKLQNVQIALDFLKQRQVKLVNIRNDDIADGNPKLTLGLIWTIILHFQISDIQVSGQSEDMTAKEKLLLWSQRMTEGYQGLRCDNFTGSWRDGRLFNAIIHRHKPMLIDMNRVYRQTNIENLDQAFTVAERDLGVTRLLDPEDVDVPQPDEKSIITYVSSLYDAMPRVPDVQDGVRANELELRWHEYYERVTMLLQWIRHYTVIFEEKRFPASYEEIEILWRQFLKFKETDLPNKEADKNQSKLQYQSLEGAVKSGQLKVPPGYHPLDVEKEWGKLHVSILEREKLLRIELERLERLQRIVSKLQMESGLCEEQLNQADALLQTNIRLLNAGKPLQRAGDIERDLDKADAMIRILFNDVQALKDGRHPQGEQMYRRVYRLHERLVAIRTEYNLRIKSGATQVITQVTHVTQHANRPEVDEVTQRYLQDLLGWVEENQKRINAAEWGSDLPSVESQLGSHRGLHQSINEFRSKIERARADEAQMSGSRGTYQEYLGKLDLQYAKLLNSSKARLRHLESLYAFVAAATKELMWLNDKEEEEVNFDWSERNTNMTNKKDNYSGLMRELELKEKKIKEIQSNGDRLLREDHPGKSTVEAFQAALQTEWSWMLQLCCCIEAHLKENTAYFQFFADVKEAEEHLKKVQDNMRRKYTCDRSVTVTRLEDLVQDSMDEKEQLTEYKGQITGLAKRAKTIIQLKPRSPANPPKGQQPVQAVCDYKQMEITIHKGDECRLVNNSQPYKWKVLNSAGSEAVVPSVCFIVPPPNKEALDAVSRLEVGHQNLLTLWQRLHIDLKSLLSFQYLLRDIQLIQSWNLVTFRSMTSEEYKLILRNLEIHYQNFMRDSQDSQNFHPDDRMNVEKEYNACNQKYEILLRSLERGEQDESTCKNYISQLKNIQLQLEGCEARTISKIRSPLDKDPIKDCSQRIGDQQQIHFELETIQKNLDKVSEKTQKILAQPDLGASAPVLRSEHDITQQKMGQVYSLSSIYLDKLKTINLVIRNTHGAEEVVKTYEDQLKDVHTVPADIKELENSKTDLKRMRGQVEGHQPLFNGLENDLGKAREVSEKMLRAHSERDVDLERYREKVQQLLERWQAIVLQIDLRQRELEQLGKQLRYYRESYEWLIRWIQDAKQRQEKIQSVPITDSRTVKEQLQEEKKLLEESEKNRVKVDECQKYAKQYIDAIKDFELQLVTYKAQLEPVASPVKKPKVQSTSDNIIQEYVELRTKYSELTTLTSQYIKFITETLRRLEEEERAAKKLKEEERKKLAEVEAQLEKQRQLAEAHAQAKALAEKEALELRLNMQEEVSKREVVAVDAEQQKKNIQQELHQMKQISETEIKTKVKLIEEAEYNRKKVEEEIRIIRLQLETSQKQKLGAEDELKELRARAEEAERQKKLAQEEAERLRKQVKDEAQKKREAEEELQRKIQAEKDAAREKQRALDDLEKLRLQAEEAERRMKQAELEKERQIKQAHDVAQQSAEATLQSKRMSFLEKTTQLEMSLQQEHITVTHLQEEAERLKRQQLEAENAKEEAERELEKWRQKANEALRLRLQAEEIAHKKTLAQEEAEKQKEDAEREARKRAKTEDSALRQKELAEEELVKQRKLAEQTASHKLFAEQELIRLKAEVDNGEQQRLVLEEDLFRLKNEVNEAIQRRRGLEEELAKVRAEMEILLKAKTKTEEDSRSASEKSKQMLEEEANKLRELAEEAARLRALSEEAKKQRQLAEEDATRQRAEAERILKEKLAAINEATRLKTEAEIALKEKEAENERLRRLAEDEAYQRKLLEEQATQHKQDIEEKILLLKQSSESELERQKNIVDETVKQRRIIEEEIRILKINFEKASVGKSDLELELQKLKNIADETQKSKEKAEREAEMQRQLALEEEVRRKEAEDKVKKIIAAEQEAARQRKVALEEVEKLKAKAEEARKQKELAEKEAEKQIELAQEAARNKIDAEEKAHIAVIQQKEQELMQTRIQEQSMLDKLKEEAEKAKRALEDAERAKSKAEHEAALSRQQAEEADRLKQKAEDEAQAKAQAQEDAEKIRKDAELEAAKRAQAEQAALKLKQLADAEMEKHKKFAEKTLRQKEQVEGELTKVKLQLEETDNQKTILDDELGRLKEEVTESLRQKKLVEDELFKVKIQMEELVKLKIRIEEENKILITKDKDNTQKFLLEEAEKMKQVAEEAARLSVEAQEAARLRKIAEDDLNEQRALAEKMLKEKMQAVQEATRLKAEAEMLQKQKELAMEQAKKLQEDKEQMQQQLAEETEGFQKTLEAERRRQLDISAEAERLKLQVVEMSKAQAKAEEDAKKFRKRAEEISERLHQTELTTKEKMTVVHTLEIQRQQSDKEAEDLRNAIADLEKEKEKLKKEAELLQRKSEEMELAQREQLRQETQTLQTTFLSEKQILIQKEKYIEEEKAKLEKLFEQEVNKAQNLKSEKERQLQQLEEEKRLLEISMGDAVKKQLDAEDKVRQKQEELQQLDKKRHEQEELLEEENRKLRERLEQLEQEHRIALEKTKEILIHKETIITQTRAVPNGRDSVDCSIENGEQENAFDGLRQKVSAKKLYEAGVLTKEMLDKLSNRQVSVDDVSQREDIKKYLQGKSSIAGLLLKPSNEKISIYNAMKKKLVTPGTALILLEAQAASGYIIDPVRNKRLTVSEAVKENVIGPEIHNKMLSAERAITGYKDPYTGEKISLFQAMNKDLIVKDHGIRLLEAQIATGGIVDPVNSHRLPLDSAYKRGYFDEEMNKVLSDPTDDSKGFFDPNTQENLTYLQLMDRCVIDPETKLCLLPLTDKAGKGELVYTDSETKDIFKKATVSVPFGKFQGKSVTIWEIINSEYFTEEQRRELLRQYKTGKITVEKIIKIIITVVEENEKKQQMCFDGLRNPVPAAELVESKIIDNDLFNQLHQGKKSVKEVSEVDSVKKYLTGSTAIAGVRVEKSGEKLSFYNAIRKNLLKPATALNLLEAQAGTGFLIDPVKNELLPVDEAVKAGIVGPEYHEKLLSADKAVSGYKDPYTGQTLSLFQALQKGLIPKDSGIRLLDAQLATGGIIDPVNSHRLPLEIAYKRGHLDEETTKILSEPVDENTGFYDPNSQENLSYAQLQKKCKVDKKTGHLLLPLSEQAIQSQLEEVYNDSQAKEAFDKATVEVPVGSFKGRTITLWELIHSEYFTEEQRRELLRQYKTGKVTIEKIIKIMITIVEETETKRQQRLTFSGLRAPVPANELLEAKIIDKTQFEQLKEGKKSVKEISETDSVKRYLQGSDCIAGVYIEENKLKMNIYQAMKRNLLRPGTALVLLEAQAATGFIIDPVKNQKFYVNEAVKAGVVGPELHEKLLSAEKAVTGYKDPYSGNTISVFEAMQKGLILREHGIRILEAQIATGGIIDPVHSHRVPVEVAYKRGYFDEAMNKILSDPTDDTKGFFDPNTHENLTYLQLKERCIKDPETSLTLLLLKKMEKSAADEPTKVYSDTETKKVFEETTVDIPAGSLEGSSMTIWELMHSDLLPKEERERLMAEFQAGKLSKERMIIIIIEIIEKTEIIRQQELYSYDFVRRHITAEDMYQSKLITLEMYTMLKQGTKTIQEIIQIETVWRYLYGTGCVAGLQMPASKDTISIYQAMKKGLIPNDVAYLLLDAQAATGFMIDPVKNELLTVDEAVRKGIVGPEIHDRLLSAERAVTGYRDPYTEQMISIFQAMRKDLISSDQALRLLDAQIATGGVIDPRFGFHIPNETAYTRGYLNKETFDMLSEPSEVRSYVDPSTDEKLSYSQLLKRCRRDERSNLFLLPLADKRKLTFKGLRKEISMEELIKSNVMDAVTAQQLQDGLTSIEEVSRNLQKFLEGTSCIAGVYVEATKERYSIYQAMKKGMIRPGTAFELLEAQAATGYVIDPIKCLKLAVEDAVRMGIVGTEFKDKLLSAERAVTGYKDPYSGKLISLFQAMKKGLILKDHGIRLLEAQIATGGIIDPEESHRLPVETAYKRGLFDEEMNEILTDPSDDTKGFFDPNTEENLTYLQLMERCITDPDTGLCLLPLKEKKRERKTSSKSSVRKRRVVIVDPETGKEMSVYEAYRKGLIDQQTYIELSEQECEWEEVTISSSDGVVKSIITDRRSGRQYDIDDAISKGLIDQSSLDQYRAGTLSITEFADMLSGNMSGFRSRSSSVGSSSSYTASPARRDQASSWSDPSEETGPIAGIVDTDTLEKVSITEAMHRNLVDNITGQRLLEAQACTGGIIDPITGEKFSVVDAVNKGLVDKIMVDRINLAQKAFNGFEDPRTKTKMSAAQALKKGWLYYEAGQRFLEVQYLTGGLIEPEVPGRVGLEEALHKGTIDSRTAQKLRDVNTYSKYLTCPKTKLKISYKEAMEKSMVEDGTGLRLLEAASQSSKGYYSPYNVSGPGSASGSRSGSRTGSRPGSRRGSFDATGNSNFTMNFSSSSYTSSSYGRRYANNPQDAPFDATELASALLNLHLSCSQESRRGLDTLTTLKPGLV